gccaagaaggaaggtacctgccatcggatcttcttcagaggaggaggaatcggctctttcctccgaggaagaaaggtcttccccccaagatgcgtcgtcttcatcttcctccagctcgacCCCGAGGAGGAGTGCaagatcctcgccatcagtcagagaatcatcatcctctgactggtaaTGGAAGTTCCActcttctgcatcccaatgcaggggggcacggacctcGTAGGCGGCGATCGGATCGTATTCCGGAGTTAGCTCTCGAGAGGactcggattcataagaaatggtggaggaggcagaggaagaagaagccatggcgGAAGAAGATGAGGAGTGTAATTGGTATGGCCGTAAAAAAAAGATGACTGGGGAAGTTGCcgtgggtaagtttataaaggtaaatcAAGGGGAAAAGTGAATCGGCATCGTGTCAGTTCCTGAGGAGATTGGTACAAGGCAGTCATATCGGTTGGAAGTCGAAAAGGCATATACGGAttggaagccgaagggtcaaggtggttttaaaataaatgatttcggaattaccatcgccgaaaccaggggggcatgtgttatcgccatattctggacgggccagaagtgggccaaggagcaagatgggcctaggagaAGGTTTCGGCACGATTACAGATCGGTTCCCGTacaagtgtttggggccagtaaggccgtgtaaactcaggtttaggcagttaggattcgtgctgtgtttggttagggttagttgaagagggcaagtctacggactataaatatgtaccacgaataaacaagaaggagagattcattcatcaacaactcacggcgcatcgcctcccctgttccagggttttccaTCGCGTAAGTGCCATGtggccccctgatcacgcttcgcgtgatcggggggcgcattgctcttgcttgtttacttcatgtgttgctcgttctgaagccttgtagatggcgagtagcattagttatcatagcacgcatagagtaatgttattttatttgtatcatGATCATGTTCTGTTCATTGTTTTTGCGCGCTCCGCGATCACTGTGCCCGACTATGGATGCAATGGTCgcaccttgctttgtttatgttgatagatccgatctgttatggctagtttctatttattagggatttagctcaatatgtgcatgattaggccttgcaaacgggttgaaagttccggcagtatgttagtatcggatatTAGCCTAGGTAGAGgattccttaggaatcggctctttagctgtttttagggtctctgtttaggttgtttgttctgatgctttgcgtattcgttaggctcaatcacgagtaggatgttccgatcgtgtagtgagggcttagtcatCGTGGATTGGATTAAATCGATATCTATGAAACAAGTTTCATCTCATTATTGTTTACATACGTTATTTGACCCGAaggtccgatccggtattgatgcaatcggctctttacagccgataccggggaggagtgatgagccgatcacggctcggactaacctttacaagtatCTGTGCTTAtaggaatttcacgaatcacaccttcctgatcaggtgcaggatcaggtggcacgcctagcgactccaagtcagggtgtgcgccagatcgctgggccgttgaccgagggaccggggcccgccagccgtcccgcaagcctcccggctcctcgtgttgcctgtcgttgctcgccggtgggtttcgatcgacaacaaaATTCCAATCCAGTGTTGGAAGTTCCGGCCCATCGAAACTTCTTCCACaatgtcggaacttccgatagATTTAATTGTTGCGAAAAAATTTCTGAAATTTTCAGATACACCTATTCACCCCTCTCTAAGCATCACTAAGATCCTTTCAGTGGGACCACTCGGGCTTCCAGCTGCTTGAGTCGGAGGAGATCAAGGTCCTAGGCGCCCACGCGCGCCGCTTTTGTCAGACGCGCTGCTCCGTTAGGGGTGGCTCTACTTCCTCGTCGCGCTCCTGCGCCGCACACCTGCCAACGCACGGACCATGTGCCGTGCCTGGTAAAGCAACCTCCGCGTTGGGGCCTGCAAGCGGCTCGAGTCGCTCATGATCACGCGTCGCTCCACCTCCGACCTCTCCTCGCTCCAAGCCCACACGTCGCACCCACCTCCACGCTCCCTACCGCGGGTGGCACCACGCTCGTGCAGCTCCCCCGGGCAAGTGGAGAAGCTCATGGATGAGAGCAAGCACTGGGCTCCGACTTCATGCTATCGTCGCCGCCACCGGCCAAGACGCCGCAACAGTGGCCCACGGTGCCACACAACAATGGCATTGAGCGCCTTGGCGCCTCTgagggagggaggagagagatggggagggagggggaggtaGAGGGGATAAATTCCTGACAGGTGGGGTCCACTGCCACACGTTCAATGAGGTGGGCTCGGACATGTGGCTCTATTGTCACATCAGTAAAACTACTTGCAAAACATCTTTGACCTGGTCAAGGGGAATAAATTTGACCGGTATTGAAAGTTTAGATATGCAAGATTTCTAGTTTTCAAGTTTGGAGGTGTTTTTCAAATTTAGTGACAAGTTTCGGGGGTAAAATAGACTTTTCTCTtttgagaaagaaaaaaaaagacaagTGCATCTGAACAATGCTAATGATCAGCTACAGAGCATAAAAACCATATCATGGTTCAATTTGGATCCATGGTTAAACTTTAGCCCTCTTATTTGAATGCCAATTAGGACTAAAACATAGACTGATCATTAATCTTGCACATATGAGGGCTAATTGATGGCTAGAGTTTATTAGCCCTAATTAGTCCCTAATCAGCTCATATTTAGTCGGTTAACATAACTAGCACTAAACTTTAGCCGCTATGTTTTAACCCATCCAAACGGGGTCTAAGAAGATTTATATCTAATCCAAACAGGCTGTTACAAAAATATAACTACCCAGATGCTGATAATCCCATAATCTGGCACCACCTAGCTAACTACATATATAATCCATCACCTATAATCAAGGGATCCAAACAGACCTGAGATTTGTTGTTACCCAGAGTTTCTTTTAATCTATATTCATAATATAGATTTCTATGATCTCTATCCTACCCAAACAATGTCAGATTGGATTCTCGCGATGGCCGTGGTTGTGTCGCGAGGAAGGGTTGAAGAGTGAGCGTAGCAAGAGCAGGTTTTCTTCCGAATTGTCTCCAGTTAGTTTTTTTTTCTGGTTTTAAGTTTTGTGGGCATGGGAAGGCTAGTTTAGCTGTGGGACCGGGAGAGAACGTGGAAGTGGAACGCGGGCGTAGTGGGGGCGAACGCACCGCGCGTGCACCCCATTTTTCGCCTTCGCGGAGTCTCCCCCGCGGTGACCGCGCCCATCGCAAGTTTCCGCTTCCGCCTCGTCTCGTCTCCATCGCGCTACCCCCTGCCCTCCTCGCGGTTCCGTTCGTGAAGACGACGAGGCGACTGAGGAAGGGCTGGCTCGTGGCGTCAACTGGGATCATGGCGGAAGGGAGcgaggaggccgaggcggcATGTCGCAGAAACGCCGGCGCCAAACGACGCGCAGGGAGAGGTGGACCGACGGTTACGCATCCAGAGACAGATTAGCACGGGGATTATTAAATGGAACGGATTTTCACATGGATTTTTTTCCGAAGACCAGCAGGCCGGCCCCGCCTTTTGCACTCCTCGACCCTTCCCATGGAAGCCGTCAACCGGGGAAAGACCGGACTGCCCCCCTAGAAATCCCAACAGAACCCTGAACCCATACTGCTTGGCCGCATCTGATCCGAGTCGCGGAGATTATTCTCCTCCTCGTCCGTTTCCCTGCGGAAAAGAAGCCGGCGCGGCGTCCCTCCGCCGCCCACGGCCGAAATGGCGGGAGccgagggggcgcagccccagCAGCACCACCCCTGCAGCATCTGCATGGAGCCCATGGCGCCCGCCGCGGCGCACCGCGGGGGCGCCGCCTGCGCGCACGCGTTCTGCCGCGCGTGCCTGTCCGGCCACGTCCGCGCCAAGCTCgagtcgggcggcggcggcggcggcgccgtggtGCGGTGCCCCGACGCGTCCTGCGCGGCCGCGCTCGACCCGGAGCTCTGCCGCGGGGCGCTCCCGCCCGAGGTCTTCGAGCGGTGGTGCCGCGCGCTCTGCGAGTCGCTCTTCCTCGGCGCGCGCCGCACCTACTGCCCGTTCCCGGACTGCTCCGAGATGATGGTGGcggacgacgacggcggcggtgccgaGGAGTGCGTGACCCAGTCCGAGTGCCAGGGGTGCCGCCGGCTCTTCTGCGCGCGGTGCGGGGTGCCGTGGCACGCCGGCGTGTCCTGCGAGGAGTTCGCGCGGCTCGGCGAgggggagcgcgcgcgggaggaccTGCTGCTCGTGGAGGCCGCCCGCGAGGGCAACTGGAAGCGCTGCCCGCGATGCAGGTTCTACGTCGAGAAGTCCAGTGGCTGCCTGCACATTACCTGCAGGTAAAAAAAATGCCTCTTTTTTCGCAGTGCTGAAAACTAACCAAACTGATTTTCGTCCTTGTAACTTCGATCTACTTTGGTATTTCGTATCACATTCAAGTTGCTTGATTCAATTGTACGTAGTAGCATTACTGTTTCCATTTGTTGCATCCATTGTTTCTGCTGGAGTGAACTGCCGTACTAGAAATATTGAGGCATTCTTGGGGTGTTGCATTTTTTCAGTCAATTATATTAGCTGGAATTGAGCTCTGCTTGCATTCTATGTAGCCCTTAGCAAACCTTTAATGTCTTTATTTGCAATGAGAAAAATATTGATGGGTATGAGATTTGCAGATGTGGCTTCGAGTTTTGCTATGGATGTGGCGGCCAGTGGGGGATAACTCATTCTAGTTGCAGCACAGCCTTTGAGATGTGATGGAAGCGATCTGGGATAAAAGCTGGTATTCTGAACGAGAAATAGTTTCAGTATTTATCATCTTTTGGGTTTGACTGGTAAAATCTGAAGCTAAATGTCTTCAAACCGGGAGAATTGGTTATGTTTTACTGGATTTTCCGCATACTAGAATGTGTTTTGCTATGGATGCGGCGGAAACTGGGTCACATACAAGTGTAATGGTGTGAATTCAGTTTTCAGATTTTTTGTATGATCTGTCTGTTCGATGTACAAACTGGGAGAATTGGCTATGTGTTTCCTAGATGAGTGGCAGATTCAAGATTTGATTATCCCCAGAATgctgttcaaaatttaacatccAATTATCCAACACCCTCTATGATGTCGCTTCTTTCAAAAGGGCTTCCGATAGCAGATTATGTGTCGGAACAAAGGCGATTGGCCAATTCAATTTGAGATCTCCGTAACTATTTCCAATAATGGCTGGATTCAGTCCCATATCAAAGAACTTTTACCCGCGTGCTAATGATCCCAACTTCCTTTTTAGAAGAGAAAAGTCTATTTTAGCATATGAACTTGTCATTGAATCTGTTGAAAAACACCCCTCTACTCAAAACCGAAAACCTTGCATAACCTAAACTTTTAATACCGATCAAAATATCCTCCTTGATCATATCAAAACTGTTTCGCAGGTGGTTTTGCTAACGTGGCAATAGGGACCATATTGTCAAGAATTTCTCCTCTCCCCCTCTACCTCTCCAATGGCAAAATTTCCTTGCCGTCGCAGGCCCCCACCGCACACACCTCCCCCTCGCAAGTTGCAGGCAGCAACACAGCGGCGCCACTGTACCCCATGCCGGAAACGGGGAACAGCCGCAAGAGCGCCAACTTGATTCAACTGAATGACACCTCCTTCCGCGTGAAGCTCCCCACTGCAGTGGCCGACGTGCTGCGGGTGAAAGTGTATTTGGCCCCTAAGTGGATTTTAATGTTGATGACATAcataattaaggagctaataAGATTATTAAGTGTTGGATAGGTTAACTCAATGAAATGAAATATATGCGTGAAAAGATGTTAAATTTTACTCGATAGACGGTGATGGAGCTTAAAAGAATATCTTTATTAAAGGAAACACCGTACTACTCAGAGGGATGTGAAGAGATGACTTGAAGATATCAAAGTGCTTAATTGAGATGGTAACTACTCATTAGAGATAcaaatcacacacttgtgcactCTCACTGTTTCCGTGAGTGTCGAAAGTTGGTTAATAGTTCCGACAGGGGTCCTCAGTCGGCTGGTTTTAATAgtatcggaagttccgacaatctAATGGCTAGATTTTTAGATTTTGGGGCTCGGGTATATATACCACCTTAGCCCCTCATTCATTGCTGCTGACCTCCACGCAAAGAACACTCACTCCACTTCGCCAATCCCTTCAAGAGCTAATTCTtgagttgatttgagctagagatttggtgagagcaagattgagatGTGAGGCTTGAGCACTTGAGTGAGAAggcagccaagttcatctcaagagcacttgaagtaTGTTCATCCATCGATTCGTGTTTGTTACAGCTTCTAAACGGTTAGGCGTCGTCCGGTTGAGCGTCCTCTTGTTTGTGCGCTCCGAGAAGTTTGTATTGCCCATCCTTTTTGGATTTTATAGTAAATAACTCAATCCTCCGTTGTAGTTGATTGAGTGGGGTAAAGGGTTTGGAAGATCCGGCTCTTTGTCAGGTcctcaacggagatgtagctTTCTTAGTatgagtgaacttcgggaaacaaatctCTTGTTCATTGTGCTTATTACTTTTATATAGTTCTCGTAAATCTAGAATTTGTTTTGTCCCGATCTATATTCTctagttgttgtgcttgcaaagaaTACGTGCAGAGGTCTCCTAGATTCAGTGGTGAACTCTAGATTCAGCCAGGTtctgcaatttcaagtttaattttgaatttcgcATAGAACTTCATTTCATCGGAATTTCCAATCCAGTGTTGGAAGTTCCGGTCCATCGGAACTTCCTATACTGTGTTGGAAGTTCTGATAGATTTAATTGTTGCGAAAAAATTTCTAAAATTTTCAGATACACTTATTCACCCCTCTCTAGGCATCACTAAAATCCTTTTCAGTGGGACCGAAGCTGCTTGAGTCAGAGGAGATCGAGCTCCTAGGCGCCCACGCGCACCGCTTTTGCCAGACGCGCTGCTCCGTTACGGGTGGCTCTACTTCCTCGTCGCGCTCATGCTCCGCACACCTGCCAACGCGCGGACCATGTGCCGCGCCTGGTAAAGCAACCTCCACGTTAGGGCCTGCAAGCGGCTCGAGTCGCTCATGATCACGCGTCGCTCCACCTCTGACCTCTTCTCGCTTCAGGCCCACACGTCGCGCCTACCTCCCCGCTCCCTACCGCGGGTGGCACCACGCTCGTGCAGCTCCCCCGGGCAAGTGGAGAAGCTCATGGATGAGAGCAAGCAGTGGGCCCCGACTTCATGCTATCGTCGCCCCCGCCGGCCAAGACGCCGCAACAGTTGCCCACGGTGCCACACAACAATGGCATCGAGCGCCTCGGCGCCTCCgagggagggaggagagagagagggagagggggaggtagatgtggcagaaccaacatgaattacaccggctcaaatacgcaagtcctctttcaagggctccaacgtacttcaaacagtgtaattccttggcctgtcgggtaatgtcccgatgaaccaccgaatgcaggatcaaacaaggtacctcgcgaGTCCACAGACACgatcaccgtcatattttacatcacaggcataaatATTACATGAGTtgtcaaaagtaatatcagtttcaaactgataggatttattacaaaccagttcaaGTCCTCAAGTTTACGGCAACGGAATTTAAACCACAACCATTGTACACGTCCttggtacggatatcatgctaagcctggcatgatatcactcggtaggatcagtgatggccggggacgggtcccactccacgaaccaaccattgggcagagtgtaaggccatggcataggcagagcagagtcctcagcgggattacctgaataaaaggtcacaatgcaagattgaatattctaatactcaacaagccttgcccgtttcatggtatacttagccatataactagacttatgaaggctttcaTGGTTATGGGtaaggttttcagctgaaaagcaacaagaatagatcctgaattttaaattttagctttcaagttctatatgattatccattctagataaatgcctataactattcaaacatggtagaatctttagccaagcatcatctttgataaccataaagttgctcttgttactctatgtggcaaagggatcaaacagtctcaatctccgcgagaaacgaacgattcttgaatcgaatttcagccttgcaagggtaaacctaactcacacgcttggaacatccagagattattccgaagcaaccgtttgtttTTCATtacgactcgtggatcagatccaccacaagcgactgcaggaccatacgcacaaccaatgtgcaggacgtatgtctgtctgtagcgcgactatatgaccatactcctggttgccctgcaacacgtattcccacacgtcgaagcgagtaacaggaaaaaccaaatacaagtggtgggaggtatgtccactcctcgggccgattggttactaggcttaccgcttaccatatttcgcagcatgtggctagtactttcaaacgcttagccaccgctaccacacattgcgaccttaaccaaattcaccaacacagacggggtatcatctcaaccttGATACTTCATATAAATcttgtccgtcatccttatagtgattacacgAATacaaacattacaattcctataagctcgcgagtgacaggcaatcactcggcttctaccggtcctattagcgtagcagctattcgaacccaagttctagtattcaatacattggttcctaggaaaatgcaactagagtttcccatacaactcctaagaacttaatacATGGgtaggtataaataaatatagattgcagtgtaaataaagtagtgggttatgtccggggcttgccttcttgagtggggttgggggcaggagtgtcaaagttttccgaactttggttcggagcttcagttaaatttccgacgacgttcccggggtcttcagaaatttccacttctgattccgggatcagctcgtagtctccgtcggcgagagtagttgagtctacatgatatgcaaagatgtagtttaacggatgcatatacttttattttatttcacaataaagttgcaatccaatgaaaacacagtTCATTCATCACACGtatcatttactcttttactgggcagtcatttatcaggtataaactaacctagttagcttcattagacaacatgttttatttttacaaaataaactaccatagTACTAGGGTTGAAATTGTAGATTAAGCTATATCTGAGccattgtaaatttatcaagattttatttttatAGAAATTAGGCCACAAGAATAAATAACAATAGCACTAACATATTAAGTATTATTTATAATTGTAtatacacacaagattttgctctagatttttatgcacaggttacactactcaagttcAACATCCCAACATATTTTCAAAGTTTTTAAACATCTAGAactgcagatattaaatatacaaggttaaataggcattatccatgattaaactcattcattataaaaatatcatacaaacagtaggtcaattatttttcctaagtactacatgtcaaaccACAACTAACTCatttggttttacatttttaccattttgctactatttactaagcattttcatagtctacaactacttaaacttaacatttaaattagagtaaaaactACTTAGAAATTGAGAGTCAATctgtaaggaaagttgtagatcttagaataagaaatccaacaaattttagttagtatttttctaatttttccttgaattgctatagaatttcaaaatttgcagcaaaaataacaaaggggtccctataagcactattcatctgagtcataaGCTTCGCAGACAGCCCCAtgggcttttgtatctttcaacccgaggcccttggccatggtcagagagggaggcgcgagtttgaccggccaaatccggcgacggtgatcgccggcggtgagggtggaggggcgtAGGAGCATCACCAAGTCTTTGCGCACCTGTAGACGCTTAGGATTGGGGTGGGGCGGCCTATAGCCGCGGTGCGATGAGAGcaggcggccggggcggcggaggagaacggcggaggcggcgctccgggggtcgtgagcggcgaggaaggggtcgggaagcttccgggcggtgtggggaagctcgagGTAGGgtcaattggggtcgaggagggttgggaaggggtgctccacggcgagcagggggcggcggcgggcggcggtcgtcggcagtggtgctccggacGGAATCCGATGGTGTTTAAgggctggtgagcacgagcaagtGCTGGGGAAGCTTTCTAGGGGGTTGATGGGGGCAATGGGTGGTCgatggcggctgcccacggcggccaGTAGTTCACCGAAATGGAGGAAGGGAGGGCGGCGGTGATGTTCGGGCTCAGGGTGCGCACGGCAAAGGAAAGGAGGTGGAAATGGGTCAAGTATCgtctgctggtactgctgggcagaagagggagggaaaaggggcaTACGCGGGCGCGGAACACGGGGGCGACGATGTGGTGGCTGGCGGAGGCTCGGGTGGTCATGGCGCGCGCGAAACACGACAGCAGGggagggctagggcggtggcCGACGTCgaagtgacgcgtggggagggtggcagcaggaggtggagcggcagcgggCAGCggggaggtgctctgcaccgaCGACAGTgaggagcaggggagcagaggggtgTCACGGGAagaaagagggggggggggtctccagggacttaattgcaaaa
The Panicum hallii strain FIL2 chromosome 6, PHallii_v3.1, whole genome shotgun sequence genome window above contains:
- the LOC112896421 gene encoding probable E3 ubiquitin-protein ligase ARI9 translates to MAGAEGAQPQQHHPCSICMEPMAPAAAHRGGAACAHAFCRACLSGHVRAKLESGGGGGGAVVRCPDASCAAALDPELCRGALPPEVFERWCRALCESLFLGARRTYCPFPDCSEMMVADDDGGGAEECVTQSECQGCRRLFCARCGVPWHAGVSCEEFARLGEGERAREDLLLVEAAREGNWKRCPRCRFYVEKSSGCLHITCRCGFEFCYGCGGQWGITHSSCSTAFEM